From the Malus domestica chromosome 17, GDT2T_hap1 genome, one window contains:
- the LOC103411400 gene encoding O-fucosyltransferase 27-like: MKGEGKMVLRSKMKWVGLVGLFLSAISLFVHFLLARFTEGAAASEFHSSITIFPRRAIGESLNFSKTSPMYRRLWGPVRHLESLQPNANPRGHYAEPDSDTSRFIFVRIQGGFHEIRNSICDVVVVSRFLNATLVIPEIQSTTSSKGISSQFKSFAYLYNEDQFMAALSKDVKVVKTLPNNLKGQRRKKNIPVFKVPYSASPYYYKNNVLPILKKHLVVELVVSEGGCLQAILPPDLEEYQRLRCRVAFHALRFRQEVQELATEILQRLKAPGQPFIAFDPGMTRETLAYHGCAELFQDVHTELIQHKRQWMRKRGIVKGKLSVNSAKQRLKGSCPLMPEEIGIILRAYGYLWDTIIYVSGGEIFGGQRTLIPLRAMFENVVDRTSLSMPWELSRMYGREANLVDRNPGSPPMIEEEMKIEAWKNAGPRPRPLPPPPARPKSYNIEGWWGWVAESDNEPDSTVIELRTNAHKLLWEAIDYVICVEADVFIPGFDFDGKGHPNFASLVMGQRLYQSADSKTYRPDRKEVAKLLDEIHDHLYHANHTWLMSVRKHLRKRLVDGLIEASARSKPLSFISHPIPECSCLRQDPAGKSINATSSPHASTPSHSQVLSALGVVHYCPAWMENDLTLQSKSKDKENEETLDEDDSTSSGLFFRKNNGDHDGGNGDISNKEETQLEDQEELEGGER, encoded by the exons ATGAAAGGGGAGGGGAAGATGGTGTTGAGGTCAAAGATGAAATGGGTTGGACtggttggtctgtttctttcagctatctctctctttgtGCACTTTCTGCTGGCCAGATTCACAGAAGGGGCTGCTGCTTCAGAGTTCCACTCCTCCATCACAATCTTCCCCAGAAGAGCCATTGGTGAAAGCTTGAATTTTTCCAAGACT AGTCCAATGTATAGAAGGCTATGGGGTCCGGTTCGGCATCTCGAATCTTTGCAGCCGAATGCAAATCCCAGAGGACATTATGCCG AACCCGATTCAGATACCAGCAGGTTTATCTTTGTCAGGATACAAGGCGGATTTCATGAGATCAGGAATTCG ATATGTGATGTAGTTGTGGTTTCTCGGTTTCTGAATGCAACGTTAGTGATTCCTGAGATCCAATCAACCACAAGCAGCAAGGGCATAAG CTCTCAGTTTAAAAGTTTTGCCTATCTCTACAATGAGGACCAATTCATGGCAGCCTTGTCAAAAGACGTCAAAGTTGTGAAGACGCTTCCCAATAATCTTAAAGGGCAAAGGAGGAAAAAGAACATTCCGGTGTTTAAAGTGCCTTACTCTGCTTCACCATATTACTACAAGAACAATGTTCTTCCAATTTTGAAGAAGCATTTAGTAGTTGAACTAGTTGTGTCTGAAGGTGGATGCTTGCAG GCTATCCTGCCACCTGATCTTGAAGAGTATCAGAGGCTGAGATGTAGGGTTGCTTTTCACGCCCTTAGGTTCCGGCAGGAGGTCCAGGAACTTGCCACCGAAATTTTACAAAG ATTAAAGGCTCCTGGACAGCCATTCATAGCATTTGACCCTGGCATGACCCGGGAGACTTTGGCATATCATGGTTGTGCTGAACTCTTCCAG GATGTACACACGGAACTCATTCAACACAAAAGGCAATGGATGAGAAAACGTGGAATTGTCAAGGGAAAGCTTTCGGTGAATTCTGCAAAACAACGCCTTAAAGGTTCTTGCCCCCTAATGCCAGAAGAG ATTGGTATTATTCTTCGTGCATATGGGTACTTGTGGGACACAATAATATATGTTTCGGGGGGAGAAATCTTTGGTGGCCAAAGGACGTTGATCCCTCTTCGTGCAATGTTTGAAAATGTCGTTGATAGGACTTCCCTCAGCATGCCCTGGGAGCTTAGTAGGATGTATGGTCGCGAAGCTAACCTAGTCGATCGCAATCCCGGGAGTCCACCAATGATTGAGGAAGAGATGAAAATTGAAGCATGGAAAAATGCAGGTCCTCGTCCTCGCCCACTTCCACCACCCCCGGCCAGGCCCAAATCCTATAACATTGAAGGTTGGTGGGGTTGGGTAGCGGAGAGTGATAACGAGCCTGATAGTACAGTTATTGAATTGAGGACCAATGCTCATAAACTTCTGTGGGAAGCAATTGATTATGTGATATGCGTTGAAGCTGATGTGTTTATCCCTGGATTTGATTTTGATGGTAAGGGACACCCAAATTTTGCGAGCTTGGTAATGGGACAGCGACTCTATCAATCAGCTGATTCAAAGACATACAGACCAGACAG AAAAGAAGTCGCCAAGCTTTTAGATGAAATTCATGACCACCTATACCACGCAAACCATACTTGGCTGATGTCAGTACGCAAGCATTTGAGAAAGAGATTAGTTGATGGATTAATAGAAGCTTCCGCAAGATCAAAGCCGCTGTCTTTTATTTCTCATCCAATCCCGGAATGTTCTTGCTTAAGGCAAGATCCTGCTGGAAAATCAATCAATGCCACGTCATCACCTCATGCTTCAACTCCTAGTCATTCTCAAGTTCTTTCTGCTCTTGGAGTCGTGCACTATTGCCCTGCTTGGATGGAGAATGACTTGACATTGCAGTCGAAAtcaaaagacaaggaaaatgaaGAAACTCTAGATGAAGACGACTCCACCTCATCGGGGTTGTTCTTCCGTAAAAATAATGGAGATCATGATGGTGGTAATGGAGACATAAGCAACAAAGAAGAAACTCAGTTGGAGGATCAAGAAGAGCTCGAGGGTGGAGAAAGGTAG